In a genomic window of bacterium:
- a CDS encoding DUF4140 domain-containing protein, with amino-acid sequence MRKVVLSIVIFATLIFADVDIWVDGGAKSKSVINSVTVYADRALVERTGKVSLKAGDGKIFIGYLPQQIDRNSVRISVKTSGDVKLGGIEVFFERYEPQIIKALRDSIKMFEDKLDELKVEEQGLQT; translated from the coding sequence ATGAGGAAAGTAGTATTATCAATTGTGATATTTGCGACCCTCATATTTGCAGATGTGGACATATGGGTTGACGGTGGGGCAAAAAGCAAATCGGTAATAAATAGTGTCACAGTCTACGCTGACCGTGCCCTTGTCGAAAGAACGGGAAAAGTAAGTCTAAAAGCTGGGGACGGCAAGATTTTTATCGGCTACCTTCCGCAGCAGATCGATAGGAATTCGGTAAGAATAAGCGTTAAAACTTCCGGGGATGTGAAGCTCGGCGGTATCGAGGTGTTTTTCGAACGCTATGAACCTCAGATTATTAAGGCATTGCGGGATTCGATAAAGATGTTTGAGGATAAGCTTGACGAGCTTAAGGTAGAGGAACAGGGACTTCAGACA